The nucleotide sequence CGGTGGGATCATATTGAAAAGAAACCCTCCAAGACTAGAGGAAGATGCATCCTCTGATAATGTACGCTCTGTaggcgtcccaagtagctgggctggGGGTTAGATGGGCTCCAAAGCATTTCCTCAGGTGACAGTGGGTGGATCCCTGGGAGGCAAAGCCGTGCAGGAAGAAAACGGCAAGATGCTACATTCCCCGTCAGGGAAAGCCCCTTTCCCGGAAGCAAGGAAAGCGAGGCAGTTTAGGCTGGGTCAGTTTGTCCCTGCCCTCAGAGTCTGCTGGTCCTGGAAAAAGAgggccttattttatttatttattctcctttgagacagtgtcttgctctgtcgcccaggctggagtccagtggctggatctcagctcactgcaacctccgcctcccaggctcaagcgatcctctcgcctcagcctccagagtagctgggaccacagggaccACAGGGGCCTGCCAGGACGCTGacgacttttttttcttttctttttttttttttttccagagaggtagcctccctatgttgcccacgttggtctcgaactcctgggctcaagcaatcctcccgccttagactcccaaagtgctgagattacaggcgtgagccactgtgctcggctttttttttcccccgcgAAACGGGGTcaccctatgttgcccaggctggtcttgaaccctagggctcaagcgatcctcccgccttggcctcccaaagggctggaattacaggcgtgagccaccgcttccgGCCAAAAGAGGGCACCCCCAGAACGCGAGATCCCCCTTGTCTGTCATCTTTACAGGGGAGGAAGTGGACTCCCAATCCAGCCATAGTCCATTCGCCCCGGGTACAGTGACTGCGGGGCGGCCAGAACCAAAAGTGTCTTCTTCTGGCTTTTGCATGGCATCAAGCAACAAGCGCCAGGCCGCACAGCTGCCCTGGCTTTCGGCGAGGACTCGTGCGAGCGCGGTGCAAGCGGTTCCGGAGTCCCACCGCGGGAGTTGAGGCAGCGGATTCCGAGAGCGGGGTGGGGCTGAATCGGGAGGGAGCAGGTGGAACGCACTGCGCAGACCGCGCCGGCGCCCGCACTCAGCTGTTGACTAGTCTTTCTTCCTGCTCATCCCTGAAAGTGGTCCAGGCGGCGGtctctttttctctgcctttttgtttccCTCCGCCGAGTCGGCCCGAGGGTGAATTTCCGTTTCCGGCAGTGTTCAAGCGGGCTTAAGGAGTCGTAGTTGTGAGCAGGTTAGGTGCCACGGGCTGGGGTAGGCGGACGTGGGGTCCTTGGTTCTGGGGCACTGGGAAGATCTCGAGTAGTGCGCATGGAAAGGTCCTCTCCCCCGGTCCTCCGGGTCATCTTTGCTCCCGAGGGGCAGCATATTTAGCATCTTCCGGAGGTGTGCCCGGGGGTCGTTGGGAGAGTGACGGGATGAATCCCTGCAGAGAAGCCGGACTGGGAGGGAAGGTGTCGGGGAGACGTCGTTTCCTGGCGACGTGGCCCCGGCAAGCGACTTAGACCTGAGCCGAATCTGTTGACCCCAAATTGTGCTTTTCCCaccaagaagagaagagagagaaaccgTACAAGTTCGGCACTAAAACATAGTAGAGAAGCAACATAACCACTGAAATCACACAGCTATTCAGTTTCAAAGCGTTCCTAGTGCCCAGCTCTCCTAACTCCCGGTCAGTGTTCCTTGACATTATGGTGATATATAAAGACTTTCTGTTTCCGctcgtgtgtgtgtctgtgggaaGCCTCTGACTCACTTGTGTGCTCCAGTAGCACCCTGTGCAGCCTTGCAATGTAGCCCTTGTTGCATGGCAGGGAAGATACTAGTTTGGATTTCCTCTGCAAGTCAGATCATAGCTGTATCCATTTACTGGCACAGTGGCTAGCACATCATAGACAgatacaaacatttattaaacggAATGAATACAAGACCTTAATTGAATGAAATGGCACCCTGCTCCGCTTTTTTTCAATCAAGCTGTCAGATTTTATGCAGCCCGATATCCTTAAAAAACTCACTAATTCAGTGATTACCAATTTATTGGCCACAGATTCCCAGGTACCTTAGAAATCACTGGAAGGGTCTCTGTAAGTCCATGGGGTCTCCAGGCGTCATCTAGAACTAGTCATATCTCAAACATACAGATACTGCTATTTTTCAACTGTATGTAGATGAGCTGTAATTTAGGAGTTTTACAGAGTCAACAGGTACTAAAAGTAATACTGCGATCGTATTGGAagttcataaaaatgttttaaaatttttattaaaattataagttTTAGTTTAAGTTAGGAAACCACTTCATTAGTCCAGTTGATATCTAGGTCTGagctgtccagtatggtagccacatgtgactatttaGAGTTAgaatgaaattaattaaaaattcattttttcagtttctttaagtacattttaagtaatcacatgtggctaatggctaaATGGCTGAAAAGTACAGATACGGAATATTTTCATCCTTGCAGAAACAGATACAGCTGATGGTGACACTTGAGATGAATAAAAAGTAACTTAACCATAAAATGTAACCTTAGCAGAGGTAACTCATCTAATTTATAGCATAACAGAGAGAAATGAAATTGGGGATGGTTAAGCAGTTTGTACCCTTGTTCAGAGAACAAATACATCATCtcttcataaagaaataaatgaaatttaatgtTTTTCCCTGGGTATTGCCTGGATTGTAAAATGCTTCTCCCACCTCCTTACCCCAACCTTCTTCCTTGTAGGTTACCAACTTGTTGTTGGTAAATAGCCGCTATGGAGACTGAGGAccagaagaaacacagaaagaaaaacaatggacCCAAAgctgcaaagaaaaagaagcgGCATCTGCAGGATCTCCAGCTAGGAGACAAGATGCCTGGAAGAGAAATCCCAAAGCTTTTGCAGTTCAGTCTGCTGTGCAGATGGCTCGATCCTTTCACAGGTATGTTTAGCTACAGTCTGTTGGTTCTTCCattgattctttttaaatagtAGGAGCCTCTTACAGGTGACATTTGGATTCACAAGTCTAGTTCAGGTCCAGAGGACATGGAGATGCATGCTGTGTGGCTTTTACCAAAACGTGAGAAACTTTGCCATAAAAGCTGCCTTGCCTCCAGCATCTGCACACTGCTTGGTGTTTCTTGCCCAAGATACAAGAATTTATAGAATTTGTTTCTTCCTAAACTTTAAACTGTTTCTATGGTGATAAGTGTGCTTTTTCCCTCTGGATATGTTTTACAAAGttgtaatataaaatacaaaaattacaatatGTAATACTAACATAGCTTTATTTAGTGAGTCCTTGTGATATTCTTAGCAGTGTACTTTAAACATTATTCAACTAAATGCTTCCAGCAGCCTTACCAGAGTAGGAATCATTCTTGCCCTCATTTTATggacaagaaaactgaggtcaaGAAAACACGTTACCTCCAATCATATAACCAGTAAGTAGGAGAGCCAAATTTAACTCCAGAGCCTCTGCTCTTATCTGTTATGATGCACTGCCTCGGTATTTaccttttggtttttaaaaaattattaaaatcactCGTAAAACCGTCAGATTTAAGGAGTGTTTAATTTTCAACTCTATACTATTGAAGTCATCTTGTTACATCTTTATTGAACAGCAATTGATTTGGATAGGGGTCATAAGTTAATAATTGACAAGTTacttatatttttgtattgtctGTTGTACTCTGTatctgaaagtaaaaaaaaaaatgtctacttACAAGATTGATACCTTTTACTCTATTTTGAAAgtgagtttacttttttttttttttttttttaaataaatgggactTAGGATTTGAAGATAAGAAAGCATCATATGCCAGTGGTTTATTGAACTCCACTAGAGCCCCCACCAATAGTAGCAGTGGTGACGGGGCCTCCAAAGTTGGAAAGAGCACTTTGATATAATGCCTCATTTGGAACTTCACCCTGCAGAAGTTGACCGAGATCACAGGCCCTGTGACGATCGTGTCAGGTAGAAGATGCTGCCACAGACACAGAGTTGGTGTGACTATTGTTATCTGACGGACATGCgtgtgtttgttgttttcttgagtGGAACATGTTAAATATTGTCATATCATGTTACCTCTCTTACACTTTTACTAAGTTGGCTATAACTTCAGAAAAGGGTAAGTTCCCAGAGATAAGGATGTGATACGTATCTTATCCTGACTGCTCTATGGCTTTGCCAAGCATGTTCCTTGGAAGGGCCTAGCAGGCCTTGTCACTGTGAACACATCATTTAACAGAGAGCACGTACCTCCTATGTGCCAGATGCACATGCTTGCCCTTATGAAGCCACATGCTGGTGGAAGTGcgccttttctctttttcctatgAGAATTTGTCTGCTTTGGGAGATGATGCCCTTTCCAAGTTTGAGGGAAGATGAAACAAACTTCCAGTGGTGGAATGGCAATGCACACTCTGAAATCTCTTGTTATTGCAATAATATAGTTGGATTGagtcttttctttatctttggagcatccatattttcttttcctttttttgagacagagtcttactctgtggcacaggctggaatgcagtggtgtgattacagctcactgcagcctcaacctccaaggctcaagcaatcctcctaccttagcctcctgagtagtgtatgccaccatgcctggctaatttatcctttttttcctttttgtaaatttttatgtttttctaaagaTGGGGTTTACCCatgtggcctaggctggtctcaaaacgaggctcaagggatccacctgtcctggtctcccaaggtgctgggactacaggcgtgagccactgtgcccagcccatatttTCTTGACCATTTTCTTATTAccttaatttagaaataattattgtTATAAGGATTCTGTTGCATTATGTTTGAGGATGTTTTTGGCGATAGTGGGAATACAGGAAATTTTGATAGAGGTGAAGACATTGGCCCGCAGCTGAACAGCAAGATCATGGTTATCATGGAGCCTGTCTAGTTAGAATTTTCCCTGTTTAAGCACTTTTATTCATCTGGGTAGACTTTTGATATTATCTAAATTTAgaacacaggaagaaaaacaggATGGAATTTATTTTACCAGTTTTTGCCTATAAAAATGAACTTCAGGTACATTCCTGTAAGCGTATATGGTGTTTTACTGgatgcaattaaaaaatgaaaattaagagtTGATGGTTAGAGTTTTTTCAGggtctttttaaagtaaaattttcatcttttcacttATAGGTAAAAAGCGCAGACTCACCATTATTGAATGTGGGTGTGACATTAACATGATGATTGATCTGGCTAAAGTAGCAGATCTGGTAAGTCAGCAGGGGCAGCCTGGGGTGCTGATGGAGACTTACAGCGTTGTGATAGGTTATTTACCCCGTGAAGGGAAGAGAGTTTTATGATTATTAAAGGAATCATGGTCATCATCAGGGATACAGTAAATGTAATTGAATTGATGATGacaatagtaatagtaataaatgTTGTTATATTAATAATACAGATGGAACGTGCACAATGAAATGTATTCCAAAATCTAAAAGCACATCACAGGATGGAGAAAACCTTTAATGAACACAGCTAATAAGAGCTCATTaacatgcatacatgtatatgtacaaatataGTAAGTACCATTTGTTCTTGGACCCTTCCTGGCACTGTGCTAACTGCTTTCTACAAATTTAGCTTACGTAAACCCTTGGTACACCCTTGAGGTGAGTAGGTATTATCTGTAGTTTACATAAGATGAAATAGAGCCTCCCAGCAGTTAAGTAACTTGTGTGAAGATGGGACCC is from Macaca fascicularis isolate 582-1 chromosome 9, T2T-MFA8v1.1 and encodes:
- the LOC102115579 gene encoding ribosome biogenesis protein BMS1 homolog isoform X3, whose amino-acid sequence is METEDQKKHRKKNNGPKAAKKKKRHLQDLQLGDKMPGREIPKLLQFSLLCRWLDPFTGKKRRLTIIECGCDINMMIDLAKVADLGANCSPFLEWCMENIKTKKCTIWAVLLQL